The Ostrea edulis chromosome 1, xbOstEdul1.1, whole genome shotgun sequence genomic sequence ATTTGGGAAATAAAAGGAGAACTCTAGTTATATTGTTgaggaaaattttaatttaagaattaatcccaataacattcaccaacgcagatttttaaaaaaaagacatGCGAATCATATGCTGAATAATTTGTCTAGAGCACTAGTCATTATCTTCAAACCGCTTAGACACTTAAgttgtatactttgaaattaACTTCAGGAAAATCCAGGTCATAAAATTGGaagggaaaatatttattttaagtgCATTATATCACACACGTATCATAATTATTCCTTTGTTTCTTAGAATTTGGCATAGACAATTCGGGATATCTTATTTGCACATAGCATGGCCCGACCTAATTTGGCATAGCCGCGGTCTATCTGACAGTCGACCGTTAAATTCTGATTGACTTCGTGTTAGTGTTATTTTCAcgtgtgtttttattttgttttttatcaacAGTGTGTTTGAAGGGGAATTGTCAGAAGCCATACCTGTGGTTCATTGCAGTTTAGCAGGATGTCGAATTATTGGGCGGATGTGTGTCGGTAAGTCACAgtcacctgaagtatggatagcTTACGTACACCTTCCTTCTAcccaatgaaaaataaatacagaacTAATATCTTATCCAAAATGTGTGATTTCCCCACGGAAGTCATATTCGCAGAAATTCCTTCGTTAAAGTTGCTTATATCCCATGAATCGGTCTCTAAGCAGGTagccccctgtttgtttacaggaTTTTGTTGCGCACCTTTACATATATTAGTAGTGAGCAAAGCTTGTGTTGCAAAGCTTGCTTCAATGATTACACATGGGAGTCACATGATTTGCTTTTCATCAACCGAAAAGCGGTcaggactacccataatgcttccagAAAAATGTCGCTGTCACTGCGGTATTTGAGAATCCCGTATATAATAattagtttggaaagtaccatagatgattttaaactgacattttattagctgagttgcaacgaagttgaactcggctattggtttggtgatgttggtgggcgggcggttgggcatcaacaattggtttccggatgataactcgaaaagtttacaatctaatcaaatgaaacttaaGATATATTGTttggtaccaggtaaggaagacccctattgattttggagaaaaatggtcaaaggtcaaggtcacagtgaccgaaaataccaggtaaggaagacccctattgattttgaagaaaataggtcaaaggtcaaggtcagtgaccgaaaatagatttaaaattccaaaataatTTGGTTTCCGAAGGATATCTCAaatgttttttaatttgaatcaaatgaaacttggatatattgttggataccagcaaagcaaggcccctattgattttggagaacaaaggtaaaggtcaaagtgaccgaaaatagattgaaaacttcagacaaatatggtttctggacagttaactcgaaaaattaaaaactgaaattagttcttcacaattataaatatgccacatcattcctgactttacaatgtatctcATGCAACTCGacttatgcacccctgggtgcatatattgatttttcatatttaatttaatgtgTGTATTTACTATTTTTATGCCCAAAGATCagagggcatattgtttttgtcttttctgtctgaaactttaacattgctaataacttttgaacagtaagtgctagagctttgatatttcacatgagtatttcttgtgacaagaactttctGTGGGtattaacatttttgacccagtgaccttggactttgaactactttttgaaaattttaactttgctaataacttttccttgtgacaagacctttccgttggtactaaaccttttgaccttgacatttgacctacttttaaaaaaattgacattggtcataacttctaaatggtaaatattagagttttcatattgcacatgagcatttcttgtgacaagatctttctacttaagtaccaagatatttgtcctagtgaccttggccatcttcggaattggtcattatcgggggcatttgtgtttcacaaacacatcttgtttttaattGATAATGATTAAAACAAGTCCATTTTAAGTaagatttatttgatatatattcagATTTACTTGCCTTTAAACACACACAATTACTTCTCTTACTCTCAGTCTGAATTGCAgtttaaatgaatgattttgAAAGTTTGATTTAATTTAAGGGCAACATGATAGCAATACATGGTGTGATACACTTTTGCAGGAGAGATACTCAGCCCTGATTTTATATTGAGGAAGGCAAAATCATGACAATgcatattctgatacatgttgTTCCATTGATGAAACAGGAGAAATTTACGCAGAGTAACTCATTACAGGTAACAAAAATGGATTACTGGTGCCCAGCACAACAACCGATCAGGAGCTACAACACATTCGTAATTCTTTACCAGACAGTGTCAAAATTCAACGTGTGGAAGAGCGCTTGTCTGCTCTTGGAAACGTGGTCACCTGCAATGATTACGTAGCCCTAGTTCACCCGGATCTGGACAGAGTAAGTGGTTTTATGTCCAGTGAATTGAAATACTGTGCAACAGATTATTTTTTGCCCTAATTTTAGAACATCTAATGGAACTTAGCCAACTGGTAGCACATGATGATCATGAAAACACAGGGCCATCTCAAAAACTGATAGTTTatcatttacataaaaatatgggGTTCAACTCAAAAATTGGTAGTCCTTGATTAATAGAAATATGAAgggaaaaaatcaaaagataatTTTGGCATATTTGGAAAAGTAGGTGTTTTCAGCAGATGATGAAATTTAGCCAAAAATAAAAGCACCGGAATATCCACCTACCTGTATAAAAATCATGTTTGCTTCAACAAAAATCTCCCTTCATGATGACATTTATATTTCTCCTCTTTCACCaacattttacagtttttactacggattactccgttttctGAGAGTATTCTAAACACCCAAATTTCTTGATATAAGTTTACACTACAACAGGCATATGTACTAGGTATGTACACATCATATCCGAGTCCATGTCTGTAGACAATTTGTTAAATTAATGTATCTAAATGCATCTTGCAGATTAgagttttgtaaaaataaattttctgtttCCCAGGAAACGGAGGAGATCGTGACGGATGTCCTTGGTGTGGAGGTTTTCCGTCAGACAGTGGCAGATAATGTACTAGTCGGTACATATAGTACCATTAGTAATCAGGGAGGACTGGTAAGTCTTTTTGTACTACATACAAAATGATACAAGGTGTTGGtatatttatatagtgttaGTACCTTTatgccaaaataaaaatatgtgtgtttccgGTTTCCCGACCCtatatgcttttttttttttgcaccaACCCTAAAgatttcattgacaatatatatgaataaaataaaaaccttGCAATTTTCaaactggaatttttttttcttttcactttCAGAGTTTCTTTGATTTACATTTTGACTACAAtatcttcaaaatgtttgataagtaattgtaatttatataGACACAGGGTTGTAGTTAACATTTGAAAACTTAGGGGACATGTGGGCTCCTGACTTCCAAAAGTTTACGGGACCACAATTATTTGATCCAAGGGCccacattttatatcaatttaatACTAGGAAAGACCAAATAACAAAAGAACTTTTTCTGTGACAAAACATTCTGCTTGCCATGTCCGACAATCATAACTGATTTAAAAGGCCTATTCTGCgaaaacaattttgataatttgttcTCATATTTATGGAAGTATTGATCTCTGTTAATATATCTCTTCTGGGCACAGGcacttatatcgcttggggcctaattactatatataagaGTACTCTTATCTATAGTAATTAGGCccccaagcgatataagtgCCTGTGCTTTTGGTGTTTTGAAACCCTTTCAATAAATCTAAATGGCTAGTCTAGGTAACGTATATGCTTGACGTAACCTGTGTTTAGCATCTGCTTTGCACATGACTCAAATAATCTTGGTTAGTATCATGTTTTATTGAAAGGTAAGTACATCATAAAATGGAAATGCTCCACAAGAAAATTCGGTCGCCATTGGGTGAGGTGATTTTTGATATCTAATCATCCAAAGCAAATATTACTCACATTAGCGAGTGGGCGAGTGGTCATCCACAACCCTGAGACATGTATTCAAAGTGTATCAAAAACTAttgtttcaatgaaataaaatgttttacctcACTACCCTACCAAATTTTTGGGGGAGTGAAATAGAAAACACATTTTGGTCTTAGTAGTCGGGATGGACTAGTATTGCAGATCAATGTTTTTGTACTGTATTAATATACTGGTAAATTTACCATACTGTAATGTACTACACATTATCTGTAATTGTAGTCTAAACATAGCTTGTATAGTACACACATTCTACgcattgtgtgtgtgtactaAGTAGTAAGTACATACTACATCCAGAGCCATTACCTGTCAGTGAAGAATGGAAAACATTTCAGCTTTACCATTGATTTCAAAtctttcatagaaaatatatagaGATTATACCAATGATTCCATATATTTGAAATGTCAGGTAACACAGTTTATTTTCACAAAAGGTGTATATCTTGAACCTGAAAGCATGTCAAGGATATAATTTGTGGTTTTGTAGTGACTCCACGCTATACCGGGGTCAGGACATGGCTTCAGTAGGTTTACATACTaggaagatattttgaaatgtttcagTACAACTCCCCTTCTCAAGTcgagggtttctgatccgctccctATTTATGTGGAgtggagcggatcagaaacccttgacttgggaagatgagTACAGCAGTACTACAACATGCTTGATGATATTGGCCTTTTAGCTTTTTCACTGCTCCTTTAAAACCATTCCGGTACACAACCAAATGTTTTAATTAAATTAACTGAAATATACTTAATTAATTGTAGGTTCATCCCAAAACATCCATAGAAGACCTAGAGGAGTTATCTTCCCTTCTACAAGTACCTCTTGTTGTAAGTCAAATATACAGTAAGAATGTGTGAAAATTAcagatatatcaaaatcagtaatgaaaataatgtaATACTAAATATTCACACAGAAGTGCATTGTGCAGCTTGAAACATACACTAAGGGAAAGAATTGAATTGTAGGCAGGCACAGTGAATCGTGGAAGCGATGTGATTGGAGCCGGCATGGTAGTCAATGACTGGATTTCTTTCTGTGGACTGGACACAACCAGCACAGAGCTGTCTGTAATCGAGAGTGTATTCAAACTAGGGGACAGGACCCCAAGTGCCATCTCCACTGAGATGAGGGAGAGCTTAATAgaaaggtacatgtaatcacCACAGATTTATCTCCCCTTCATGGGGAAGATAATGAAAGTTTTATCAATTGAGTATTTTGTTTCAGTTACACAAAGAAATGTATATCGTTGATTTCTATTGCGATGTTTATGTG encodes the following:
- the LOC125664273 gene encoding eukaryotic translation initiation factor 6; the protein is MAVRAQFEGNNEVGVFSKLTNAYCLVAIGGSENFYSVFEGELSEAIPVVHCSLAGCRIIGRMCVGNKNGLLVPSTTTDQELQHIRNSLPDSVKIQRVEERLSALGNVVTCNDYVALVHPDLDRETEEIVTDVLGVEVFRQTVADNVLVGTYSTISNQGGLVHPKTSIEDLEELSSLLQVPLVAGTVNRGSDVIGAGMVVNDWISFCGLDTTSTELSVIESVFKLGDRTPSAISTEMRESLIESIA